The following proteins are co-located in the Lentibacillus sp. JNUCC-1 genome:
- the hisC gene encoding histidinol-phosphate transaminase, whose product MKWKEQMLHLRAYQPGKSIEEVKREYNLNNIVKLASNENPYGYSPMVDTALNNFGDSFRFYPDGSAQTLREKTAGFLDVDQNQLIFTNGTDELVQIVSRALLEPGKNTVMPTPTFPQYKHNAVIEGAEVREVPVVEGRHDLSKMLAAIDDETAIVWLCSPNNPTGIYMPQTELRTFMDSVPSDVLVVLDEAYYEYVDDPDDSLALIDVYPNLLITRTFSKGYGLASFRVGYGISTAENISRLEPARPPFNTNALGQLAAAAALDDPDFVAESRQANAEEKEKYYQFCQRHGLSYFPTQGNFILIDLQCDGDFAAEFLLRRGLIVRSGAVLGFPTCARITIGTKDQNEQVRHAIDELKQHVAAQPQGDLA is encoded by the coding sequence ATGAAATGGAAAGAACAAATGCTTCATTTGCGAGCGTATCAACCGGGAAAGTCGATTGAAGAAGTGAAGCGGGAGTACAACTTAAACAACATCGTCAAACTGGCGTCGAATGAAAATCCATACGGGTATTCTCCCATGGTCGATACGGCGTTAAACAACTTCGGTGACTCTTTCAGATTTTACCCGGATGGGAGCGCACAGACATTGCGTGAAAAAACAGCCGGCTTCCTGGACGTCGATCAGAACCAGTTGATTTTCACTAATGGCACAGATGAACTCGTTCAGATTGTGTCCAGGGCACTGCTGGAACCCGGAAAAAACACCGTCATGCCAACACCGACGTTTCCCCAGTATAAACATAATGCTGTGATTGAAGGCGCTGAAGTGCGAGAAGTGCCTGTCGTGGAGGGGCGTCACGATCTGTCCAAAATGCTTGCGGCCATTGACGATGAGACGGCGATTGTTTGGCTCTGCAGCCCGAACAATCCGACTGGGATATATATGCCGCAAACGGAATTGCGGACGTTTATGGATTCGGTTCCGAGTGATGTGCTCGTGGTGTTGGACGAAGCGTATTACGAATATGTTGATGACCCTGACGATTCGCTGGCATTGATTGACGTGTATCCCAACTTGCTCATCACGAGAACTTTTTCGAAAGGCTATGGGCTGGCCAGTTTCCGTGTCGGATATGGCATTTCTACTGCGGAAAATATCAGCCGATTAGAACCAGCCCGACCGCCGTTTAATACTAATGCGCTGGGTCAGCTTGCGGCAGCCGCTGCTCTTGATGATCCTGACTTTGTGGCCGAAAGCCGACAGGCAAACGCAGAAGAAAAGGAAAAGTATTATCAGTTTTGCCAGCGTCATGGGCTTTCATATTTTCCAACCCAAGGCAACTTCATATTAATCGATCTTCAATGTGACGGGGACTTTGCAGCCGAGTTTCTGCTCAGAAGAGGGTTGATCGTGCGTTCGGGGGCCGTATTGGGTTTCCCAACGTGTGCCCGGATTACCATTGGGACGAAAGATCAAAACGAACAGGTCAGGCATGCCATTGACGAATTGAAACAGCATGTGGCGGCACAGCCCCAAGGTGACTTGGCATGA
- a CDS encoding prephenate dehydrogenase — protein MKGNVLIAGLGLIGGSLALAIKSAHPDAKIYGYDVNQSEMDKASARRIIDHQAASFRYGAERADLIILATPVLNMEPLIRQLPSLNLRKNAIITDTGSTKGGVMKFAEMIRESGLTFIGGHPMAGSHKTGVESAKAHLFENAYYVLTPCDDTPTDKIADLKHWLSGTRSHFLVLDTEEHDAITGVISHFPHVIAAGLVNLTQKHATENPLISMLAAGGFRDITRIASSSPVMWKDIVKQNRGNLLELLDNWMAEMRHIQMVLTEDDEAEILQFFEAAKTYRDSLPVHSKGALQPYYDLDVDVIDVPGAIARITALLAEEGISVTNLHIMEAREGLLGVLRVSFQNESDRERARVLLEQSAYQTYASA, from the coding sequence ATGAAAGGTAACGTATTAATTGCAGGCCTCGGCTTAATCGGCGGGTCGCTGGCCCTCGCCATTAAAAGTGCCCATCCCGATGCTAAAATATATGGATACGACGTGAATCAGAGTGAAATGGACAAAGCCTCGGCACGCCGCATCATTGATCACCAGGCCGCGTCCTTTCGCTACGGAGCGGAGAGAGCTGATTTAATTATCCTGGCAACGCCCGTGCTCAACATGGAGCCGCTTATCAGGCAATTACCTAGTCTGAATCTCAGAAAAAATGCGATCATCACAGATACGGGCAGCACCAAAGGCGGGGTCATGAAATTTGCGGAGATGATAAGGGAAAGCGGGCTGACGTTCATCGGCGGACACCCGATGGCAGGGTCACATAAAACAGGAGTGGAAAGCGCCAAAGCTCATCTATTTGAAAATGCCTATTACGTGCTGACACCGTGCGACGATACGCCGACAGACAAAATAGCGGATTTGAAACACTGGCTCAGCGGCACACGCTCACACTTTCTTGTGCTGGATACCGAGGAGCATGACGCCATTACAGGCGTCATCAGCCATTTTCCCCATGTGATTGCGGCTGGTTTGGTCAACCTCACCCAAAAACACGCCACGGAAAATCCACTGATCAGCATGCTGGCAGCAGGCGGATTTCGGGATATCACCCGAATTGCCTCCAGCAGCCCCGTTATGTGGAAAGATATCGTCAAACAAAATCGCGGTAATCTGCTGGAGCTATTGGACAATTGGATGGCTGAAATGCGCCACATCCAGATGGTTCTGACGGAAGACGATGAAGCCGAGATCCTTCAATTTTTTGAAGCGGCCAAGACCTATCGCGATTCACTTCCGGTCCATTCCAAAGGCGCACTCCAGCCTTACTATGATCTGGATGTCGATGTAATTGATGTGCCAGGCGCCATTGCGCGGATTACAGCTCTCCTGGCTGAAGAAGGGATCAGCGTGACCAACCTTCATATTATGGAAGCACGGGAAGGCTTGCTCGGTGTCCTGCGCGTAAGTTTTCAAAATGAGTCAGATCGTGAGCGGGCCCGAGTATTACTCGAACAAAGCGCCTATCAGACGTATGCATCAGCTTGA